One stretch of Candidatus Baltobacteraceae bacterium DNA includes these proteins:
- a CDS encoding ribose-phosphate pyrophosphokinase, translating to MIQQPLLFSGNSNPKLAAKIAERMQTRVGSAMVGRFRNDECRVEIRENVRGAEVFVIQSLCEIHKSASVPQGGSVNDALMELLLMIDALRRASAQRITAVIPYYGYAKQDKKTRGREPISAKLVANMIAAAGAARVVTLDLHAAQIQGFFDLPVDNLVAAPDLSNYLKRNDLQGESIVVVSPDAGGVARAENFAKRLRSNIAVIMKRRPEPDISEVSHVVGEVAGRVAVVVDDMISTGGTLVKAAEKLKEMGATDVYTLATHGIFAGDAIAQLEASPIKKVVVTNTIPREPSGKIEVLSIAQILADAIKRITANRSVSELFGDEEGQQGPFDGHAPMDGVVTPSEPVVAGR from the coding sequence TTGATCCAACAGCCGCTTTTATTCAGCGGAAATTCGAATCCCAAACTGGCCGCCAAGATAGCCGAACGCATGCAGACTAGAGTCGGCAGCGCGATGGTTGGCCGTTTCCGCAACGATGAGTGCCGCGTCGAGATTCGCGAGAACGTCCGCGGCGCAGAAGTCTTCGTTATTCAATCGCTGTGCGAGATACACAAGAGCGCGAGCGTTCCCCAGGGCGGTAGCGTCAACGATGCGCTCATGGAGCTGCTGTTGATGATCGATGCGCTTCGCCGCGCATCGGCGCAGCGCATTACGGCCGTTATTCCGTATTACGGCTACGCAAAGCAAGATAAGAAGACGCGCGGCCGCGAGCCGATTTCCGCGAAGCTGGTCGCCAACATGATCGCGGCGGCCGGCGCAGCGCGTGTCGTGACGCTCGATCTGCACGCCGCGCAAATTCAAGGCTTCTTCGATCTGCCGGTTGACAATTTGGTCGCCGCGCCGGATCTCTCGAACTATCTCAAGCGCAACGACCTGCAAGGCGAGTCGATCGTCGTCGTCTCGCCGGATGCGGGCGGGGTTGCTCGGGCTGAGAACTTTGCCAAGCGATTGCGCTCGAATATCGCCGTTATCATGAAGCGGCGCCCCGAGCCCGACATCTCGGAGGTCTCGCACGTGGTCGGCGAGGTCGCCGGACGCGTGGCGGTTGTGGTCGACGACATGATCTCGACTGGCGGTACACTGGTCAAGGCAGCCGAGAAGCTCAAGGAAATGGGAGCGACCGACGTGTATACGCTGGCGACGCACGGCATCTTCGCCGGCGACGCCATCGCACAGCTCGAGGCGTCCCCGATCAAGAAGGTTGTCGTGACGAATACGATCCCGCGCGAGCCGTCCGGCAAAATCGAGGTCCTCTCGATCGCGCAGATCCTGGCCGATGCGATCAAGCGAATCACCGCTAATCGCTCGGTCTCCGAGCTCTTCGGTGACGAAGAGGGCCAGCAAGGCCCTTTTGACGGTCACGCACCGATGGACGGAGTCGTCACCCCGTCAGAGCCGGTCGTCGCGGGACGCTAA
- a CDS encoding 50S ribosomal protein L25 — MAKTSPTLKLELREKSGTIGSRKVRHEGRIPGVIYGHGEKPLAVSIEGRELGELLHGGRRQNIIDIQLDGKKDTAMVRDMQLDPVTRRVLSIDLQRISRSDIITAEVPIVTVGIPAGVRDQGGMMDLVTHEIEVRGPADKIPEEIRVDVSELTIGDNISAGELTLAEGIRLITPADTTIVAIEQPRAEEAAPAAAAVPEGAEGAVPAEAPAGEVAST, encoded by the coding sequence ATGGCAAAGACTAGTCCAACGCTGAAGCTGGAGCTTCGCGAGAAATCCGGCACGATCGGCTCACGCAAAGTGCGCCACGAGGGTCGCATTCCCGGCGTCATCTACGGTCACGGCGAGAAGCCGCTCGCGGTCTCGATTGAAGGTCGCGAACTTGGCGAGCTTCTGCACGGCGGCCGCCGTCAGAACATTATCGACATCCAGCTGGACGGCAAGAAAGACACTGCGATGGTGCGCGACATGCAGCTCGATCCGGTGACGCGCCGCGTCCTGTCGATCGACTTGCAACGAATCTCGCGCAGCGACATCATCACCGCCGAAGTCCCGATCGTCACCGTCGGCATCCCAGCCGGCGTGCGCGATCAGGGCGGCATGATGGATCTCGTCACGCACGAGATCGAAGTGCGCGGTCCGGCCGACAAGATTCCGGAAGAGATTCGTGTTGACGTTTCGGAGCTGACGATCGGCGACAACATCAGCGCGGGCGAGTTGACGCTTGCCGAGGGCATTCGTCTGATCACGCCGGCCGATACGACGATCGTTGCGATCGAGCAGCCGCGTGCTGAGGAAGCGGCTCCGGCAGCGGCAGCGGTTCCTGAAGGCGCCGAAGGCGCGGTACCCGCGGAAGCGCCGGCGGGCGAGGTCGCTTCTACATAG
- the pth gene encoding aminoacyl-tRNA hydrolase, with the protein MVGLGNPGTKYANTRHNVGFMVVDEIARRLGVAESDWKTKDRARQVQVGARDLILVEPQSYMNESGVPTRLVASWYRITAERMLVIYDELDLPFGRLRVRDSGSSAGHNGMKSIISYFGTEIPRLRVGIGRDGEGAEAIDRVLGTFDQRERESLAQVVGAAADAALMWLDDGMTAAANVANGWRLPGEESNPTESAER; encoded by the coding sequence ATCGTCGGCCTCGGAAATCCGGGGACGAAATATGCGAACACGCGTCACAACGTCGGCTTCATGGTCGTCGACGAAATTGCGCGGCGCCTCGGCGTCGCAGAGAGCGACTGGAAAACCAAAGATCGCGCGCGCCAAGTGCAAGTTGGTGCGCGCGATCTTATTTTGGTCGAGCCGCAATCCTATATGAATGAAAGCGGTGTCCCGACGCGCCTGGTCGCGAGCTGGTACCGCATTACCGCGGAACGCATGCTGGTGATCTACGACGAGCTCGACTTGCCGTTCGGACGCTTGCGCGTCCGCGATAGCGGAAGCTCGGCCGGACACAACGGTATGAAGTCGATCATCAGCTATTTCGGGACGGAGATTCCGCGTTTGCGCGTCGGCATCGGCCGAGATGGTGAGGGCGCAGAAGCGATCGACCGCGTGCTTGGCACCTTCGATCAACGCGAACGTGAGTCGCTGGCCCAGGTCGTCGGTGCCGCCGCTGATGCTGCGCTCATGTGGCTCGACGATGGTATGACGGCGGCGGCAAATGTGGCGAACGGCTGGCGGCTCCCTGGCGAGGAAAG